The Bacillota bacterium DNA segment AAATAATTTCGACAAAAGATCTTAAAATCCACCCTTGCGTTCCCCCTCCCCCTTTTTTACACTAGCCGGTTAACCGTAGTCAAATTATTAGTAAAGGAATGAATAACTTCGAAGTTCCCGTGTTTAACTCAGGACAATGGATTGATTCTTCCGAACTAAATTTGATTAAAAACGTTTATGAAAAACTAGGAAAGGGACTAGATATTGAGCAAGACGAATTACGGTTCTTTAAGCAAGCATTAAAACGTTTGAACAGAATGGCAGAACAGAATCGTGATAAACTAGGACCTGTGGAAATAGAACTATGCGGAGCAGTATCGGAATTAGGATTACAGTTAGGTGAAGAATATGAGGTTCAACTGAATTTTAAATGCATAAGTTCCGATGGAGGAGAAATTTCTCTCAACGCAAATACTACCGCAGCAATTCTTAGTTATCCTACCAGATCTGGTTGGTTTCATGGCGACCTCCATATGCATTCTAGTTTTTCAGACGGCACTTATTCAATATATACGCTAAAAGGCATGTTTTCCAATGACTACGAGTTTATCTATTTAACGGACCATAGCGATTTACTATGGGGATACTATTCACAATACTCTGCAGAGTGCCAACGAAATTCGGATTCTACTATATCGTTTTTCCCGGGCGTTGAAATAACAGCGGCAAACGGTGCAGGAGACGCGTTAGCCCATGGGGTTAAGAATCTAACAAACTTAGAAAACAGAACATATTCATGCCAGCAACTTATTGATAATATTAATAATAATAATTCCGGGATTTCAACCTCATCAATTGCGCATCCATATGGGAAAACCGACTGGACCGACTGGAATGTATGTAGATATTATGGGTACGAACTAATGTCAGGGGGAACTCAAATCAATTTTGACTTCAATGCTATAGAAATTTCAAAATGGCGCAATGAACTGACGAGATGCATAAATGATACTTTTAACTATGGCTATCGGCCATCTGCCCGTGCGGGTACAGACTTTCACTACGTAACCAGTTGGCTGTACCAAACATGGGTGTTTCTTCCCACCGATTGGAAAAGTAAAAGCTATACCGATAAAAAATCCTATTTGGATCAAAGCCTAAAGGCAGGACGTACGTCTATCAGCAAAAAAGGGTCCTTGGCGGTTTTCTGGAGAAGGTGACCTTCGGATGGAAAAATCAAAATATACAAAATATAGAAAGAACCTGATTACTGCTGCTGTTGTTATGATCTGGATTGTCTTGTTAATCGCGGTGGGGAGCCAGTCAGTCCCGCGGGTGTACCCGTATTTTGCCCTTTCTTTTTCTATTTCGTTTATGTCACTGATTATCTGTCAGCATATTAGGGCCAGGGACAACTTTTTTCGGGGTCTTGCTGCCGGAGGCTTGAGCTCAATTATTGCCGCAATCCAGGCGTTTTTGATCGGCGTCGTTTTTCGGGCGGTTCCAGATCTGGGAGTGCACGACTATCAAACCGCGATGATTGTCATTCAAACGGTTTTTGTTGTCGGAGCAGTCGGATTTGCCCTTTTCTTTATTTATAACATCAAGCACCCTCCCGGCGAAGCAATTTTACTTGTAATTTTTCTTGTCCTCAGCCTTTCCGGGATGGCCTCAGCCGTCACCGGCCACCCTGAGTTTGATCCCTGGGGAAGAAAACCGGATATTATATTCCGGAAACAAGTTGCCACGGATGGCTTTTCGTTGCCGTTGCGGCATGGGAGCAGGCTTTACTTTGTCGGAAGTGCTTCTTCCGGCCCGAGATTGTTCTGCCTGGATATGGAGCGCGGAAAGCTGCTGTGGTTTCTTGAACTCGAGATTCCTCCCGGAGCAGATCGCAAAGAAGTAAGGTCTTACTCCCATGAAGCAATGCTTCAGCTTCGGCCGGGTAATATCGTCAGGGTAGCCTACGAAATTAGCCGCGCCGGACCGGATAGAACGCTGGCAGGTTATGTTACTGCGGACGTAGACGTACGTCAAAGGCGAGTTTTAAGTTTGAAAGAGCACGAAGGGGAACTCAACGTTCAGCAAACAACCTATGCGAAGGGGTTCAAATTTCAGGACATCACCGTGCAATACGGTGAGTATGACGGTGTCCGAATAACGGGACCAAATATAAATGCCCTGGTGCTGAGCAAAGGTTATCCTTATTGGTTTTACTGTTACAAAAAGAATATTATCTATACCACATCGTTTGGGTACCTGTGTCTTGTTTCCGATAACCGGTTTGATTTCCCGCCTGGCAGTTATAAAAAATGAATATAGAGAAGTTTTTGTTCAATGGATCTTTGACTTCTTCCCAATATCAACAGCCAATCTTTCTCACCCTGGCCGTGTCTTTTTTCCTAATTGCAACACGACAGGAAGAAATCTTACGGTTCAAAATAATTTCGACAAAAGATCCACCCTTGCGTTCCTCCTTCCCCTTTTTTACACTAATGGTGGCAACTGATCCAGTAATTTGAAAAAAATGGGGGTGGTAAGGTGAGGGATAGGAAATAGACGTAAGAAGAGCAGCAAGCCAACCAGGTTCCCCTTGTTTTCTAATTTTACTTTTGCTAGGAGGTTTTGTTTATGTTTGACGGATTTGGTAATGTGCGTTATAAAAGGTACCTGCGTGGTCCTACTATAGGATGTTACCTTGAAGCCGGACATACGTATGCTTTCCGCTTCGGTATTTCAGGTGCTGTTAGCCAGTACGGGGCTCAATATACTTTGACCGATTTTTGGAATGACGGGCCTGGCGCAAGGGGTCTTGATGTAAGTCACGTAGTAGTTGAGTTTTAGTTGAATTTTTGGAGGGATACTTGTGGAATACTTCTGGGCTGTTGTGAACGCGATCATTATACTCGGATTTTATGCATTGGTTGTCATCGGGATCATCTGGTTGATCAAATTGAACAGGCGAATGGCCAAAGTAGAAGCCTTGCTTCTGGAGTTGCAGAAAAACAAGAGATGTTCCGCTCTAGAACAGGATAACAGGGGAAAGGGCCCCTGATTGACAGTTTGAAGTTTGATTAGAGCGGATTGAGCCCGGTGCTGCGGGGAGTTCCCATGGCAGCTGCCGGGCTTTTTTCTGCCGGGTCTGCCAGGCAGCGCGCATGGGATCCTGTTCGCAATCCAAGAGGGCCTGCCTTGCTCTATCTGGCTTCGGAGGCCGCCAGGGAGCCCCCGCATCCCCTGCAGTGTGGGAGGTACCGGTTTGTTTCTTCGCCGCACTGCGGGCATTTTACAAGCTGAGCGGCGCCGCACCAGGTGCAGAAAGCGCCTGGTTCGGGGAAGCCGCAGGCGGGGCAGAGCCCTTTCCAGAGCCGGCGGCGGCTGACTGCTTCACCGGAAAAGAATTTGTTCTTCAAGTAAACGAGGGCTGCAATGCAGATGAGCGAACCTCCCAGGGAGATGACCCACTCGACGGGAATGACGTTGTGCAGGAAAGGATAGACTATTTTAAAGAATATAACCAGGGTTTGCAGCGCCCCGAAACCCAAAAAGCTCGTCCCGATGACCGCGTAGCGGGCAAGCCTGGGATTTGTACGGAACAGGTTGAAGATCCAGAAGGTCAGTGCGAAGGCGAGCAGGGCGTACGCCAGGGAAAAGCCTCCGGACTTCAAATCGCGCGCCCTGTTCAACCGCTCCAGTTTTGCCTGGAACCCCCTCTCTGCCTGAACATAGGCTTTCTGCTTGGGCTCGAGAATTTTCGCCTTGAAGTTGTTGAGTGCTGCCTCCGCTTCTTCTCTCCGGTCGCGGGCCTCGTCATATGCTGTTCTTGCCTTTTCCCACACCTCTCTCTTCTGCGGGTCGTCGATCCCCCGGTCCAGGAGGGTGCGGTACTCCTCGCGGGCGGTTTCGTAATCGAGGCGGGCTTTAATTTCCGCCTCACGGCTCATTTGGACTGCGCCTGCGAGTTCGCCTTCTTTCTGGCGTAGCAGGGACAACTCCTGGTCGGTGGATTCCGGAAGGAACTCCTGCCGGATTTCCGTGTAATCGGGGTGAGGAAACATCCGGTCAATCGCAATTGCAATCCTCACTCCCCCGATCAGCAGAAAGATGGCTAAGGCGAAGGCCAGGATCTTTTCCGCCCTGGTCGCCTCCCGCTCTCCATGATTCTCCTCTCCACTCATGCGGTTTCCCTCCCCAGTTGTTTTAATTTACTTCATGCTTGCTTCTTTCAAGCACCGTTGTCGGATATAATTTTCCAGGATGAGATTTTTCATTTAGCGGCAAAAGCTATTCAGGCCTTTCCAGGGACTCATTTATTCCCGGCAAGGTCTTGAGAAGACTTTCCACCTACCTGGAGAAGAAGCTGATCGTTAATGCGCATCTTCGAAGAACGGAAAAAACTGGGCTATGACGGCTCCCTGATGACTCTCTACCGCTGCCTTAGGACGCTTAAAGAAGAGCCAGGGAACAGAGCCAGCCTGAGATTTGCTCAGAGGTGATTTTCGGGTTCATCCGTTTTCACCTCCTTTTTGGCCCGCCGGCACAGTTCGATTATCATCTGGGCGCAAAGTACCAGCGTTCTCTCCTGGATCTTTGGCGGTAATTGGCTCCAGATTCCTTCCTCCCCGAATAGAAACACCTATTGGTATACGGTTTCTTTGTTTTCATGACCCTCTCCTTCAACCATTGATTTTGTCATTGGTTTTTTGGAAAGGGTACGAGAAAAACTGTTATTTTCCTGCCCAGGGTACAACATTGTCCCATAAGGCTGTGAGGGAACTCAAGGAAACAACACTCGGCCGTTACTTTTAAAAGCATGTTCGCATCGTCGGGTTTGTCGATGTATTGCCGCAGTTCCCGATTCCAGAAGTCTATTTTTTCTTCGACCCTGCGAACCTGTTCGGGAGTAAGCTTTCCCCGGTTTTCTTCCAGAAACTTGATGCGCCCTTGCTGTACAGGCCACTGTTCCGGCTCTTTATAGGCTGGAACGTGCGTCACTGTAGTGCTGAGCAGCGCCTCCACCCCGGAAGCGGCTACGCTGTGAGAAAGGCGGGAGACTTCGGTTTTCAGCAAGCGGTAGTGCTTCCCGTACATCTCGGTAAGAAATTTCGTCACCTGTTCCTGCAGGTGCTCCAGCGCATCGTCCCGCATTATTTGGGCTACAAACCAGTGCCGCTCGTACTGCTTAACGGTCACCCTGGCTGTGTACGAGCCCGCGGGGCCGGTGGAAGCCATCATTTCGAATCTGACCTCGCACTCCCAGGCGCCATCCTTGCTCTTGGTCTCCCGGGTTATCTCATAGCGCTCGACCCAGGGGCTGGACACTCCTGTCACCCAGCCGCACTCCTCGTACTCCGAGCGCTTTTGCTCCTTCAACTCCGGGGAAAGAACGGCGTACTGGAGCGCGCCGTTGCGCGTTTTCACGCCTGTCGCCCATTTTTCTACTGCTTCCCGCGGCGATGTCGGGGCCAACGCGTTATGCAGAAGAGTAATCTGGCGCTCGAGCGATTCAAGCTTCGGGACGTCGACGCGCACGGTCCTGGTGGTCTCTTCCCAAGTCACATCCGCGCCGAGGGCCGCGGCGACCCACCTCACGGGTGCCACCACCCGCCCGTTTATCAGCTGGGGCGGGACGTCCAGCTCGATTTCCCGGCCGTTAACGAGCAGCCTGACGGGACTGCCGGCCGAGACCGCGCTGGCAAAAAGACCAACCAGAGCCAGAGTAGCAAAGACAACCAGCAACCTTTTCAACGCAGGAACCCTCCTTAACTTTCAAATTTTCCAACACTGCGGCGCCGCAGCAGCTGCAGGTAAAGCTGTAGGTAAATCCTTCCGGCCGGGCTTCGCGTTGGTCCCGATGCGAAGAGAAGAGCAGTCTGCAGTCTCTCCCTAACGGAAACGGCGCACGGTGCCGCTGTCCTGTCTTCCCATGCGGTTACCTTTTATGAAGAAACTCACGGCGGTGATCTTCTTTTTCAGAGAGCTTGTATCGTTGATCCCGTAGTCTGACACTTCGTTTGAGTTGACGGGATCGACACCACCCCCTTCGCCGGTTCCCAAGTGATCCCTACTTTTACCTACGCCCTGCCGCCCGGAAATCTTACTCTGGTGTTTTAAAAAACAAAAAGCTCCTTTCCGCGGAGGCAACGAGGCCGAGATGGTCATTTTTTTAAGACTCACGGCGAGACACCGGCGCCGAATTTCATCCTGGCTCAAAAATTCTACAGGAGCCCCGAGGGCGTCTCCAACTGCGACTCCGAAAAGACCGCCCCGGATCCGGTCTCGCAGCTTGGTATCCATTCGAATCCATCCTTTTTTAATTTTTCATATTTTATCAGCATTTTGTCAACCAAAAACCTGCACCTGATCAAAAAGTTGGATTCTAAAGTTCTTGCCTTAAAATAGGGATCCTGCTATGCTTTGGAATAGGTGCAGGAAATATTAATCTTTCTTAAAAAAGATCCGATTTGGGTAGGCTCTAAACAGGGATTAATGGTGGAGTTACCTGGCCAGAGGAGTTGGATTGATGAAACTATCCCTTCCGGAGGAAGTTAGACAGGCTTGCAATCTCCTGGCGGAGCACCGGTATCAGGCCTTTGTGGTAGGAGGCGGGGTCAGGGATCTGCTTTTGGGAATCACACCGCAGGACTGGGATCTTGCCACCGACGCCCGGCCGCAAGAGGTGGAGCGGCTCTTTAAGCATGCCGGTTTTAAAGTGCTCCCCACGGGTCTCCGCTTTGGTACACTGACGGTTTTAAACCGGGATTATCCGCTGGAAATTACGACCTTTCGGGTCGAAGGGGACTATTATGACTTCCGGCGCCCGGACCAGGTTTGTTTTGTTGGAGAGATCGAAGCGGATCTGGCACGGCGCGATTTTACCATTAATGCAATGGCGTTCGATCCCGTCCATTCTCTTTTGTGCGATCCTTTTGGAGGCCTCAGAGATCTTGGTAAAGGAACAATCAAGGCAGTTGGAGATCCGGAGGCCCGGATCTCCGAGGACCCCCTGAGGATGATGCGGGGAATCCGTCTTGCCGCGGAATTCGGGTTCCGGGTCGAAGAGAAAACAGAGCATGCAATTATCAGGAATGCCGAGTTGATTCGCAAGGTTTCTGCGGAGCGCATCAGAGATGAACTAAACCGGATTTTAATGGCCCTTCACTTTATGCAGGGTTTGGAGCTTTTGCAAAAATTAGGCCTCCTTTTTTTGATTATTCCGGAAATTAAGGAGAGTTGGCTTTTTACACAGTATCACCCTTCTCACCAGTTCCCGGTTTTAGCCCATACCTTTGAGGCTCTGCGGTATACCCCGGCTTTCCTGGAGGTGCGCCTCGCGGTTTTGTTGCATGATGTTGCAAAGCCAAGATGTTTCAGCCGGGGCAAAGATGGGCGGGGTCATTTTTACGGGCACGAGCAGTTAGGGGCGGAAATGGCAGAGCGAATTTTGAGGAGGTTGCGCTACAGCACTCAGACGATCCGCCGTATTACGATCTTGATCAGGGAACATATGCTGGATGTGGGAATGACCCCCGCCGGAATGCGGAGGCTCATTGCACGAGTGGGCCAGGGCTTGATTCCGGAATTGTTGATTGTTCGAAAAGCGGATTTTCTCGCTCACAGTACCGAATTAATTCTCACTTCCCTGGATGATTTCGATCAGTTCCGGGAGCACTTGCAGAAGATCCTGGAAGAAGAGGATGTTTTGGAAATGAGGGATCTGGCTGTGAGCGGGGCGGACGTTCTGGAAATTCTGGGCTGCCGCCCGGGGCCTGTTGTGGGGAGGGTTCTCCGGGCCCTCTGGCACGAGGTTTTAACCGACCCCGGCAAGAACAACAGAACCTACCTCCTGGCGCGAACCCGCGAAATTGCCGGGGAACTGGGGGATGCCTAGAGTTTTTCAAGCCTTACCTCTTCTCCTTCCTGGACCCCAGCGAAAACGCCGGGATCGCCCAGGATCCGCCCGATGATGTTTTTTCTTCAAAATTACTCAGTGAGGCGAAAAAGATTGCGTCAGCGGGTTAGTTTCTCAAATTCCGAAAAGGAGCGGCTTGTTGGTGACCTCGAATTGCCTTCTGAAAGCAAGCCGGAATGGATCATCGTCATTTGTCACGGCTTCCTCGGGACGCGGCAGGGTGGAGGACGGGCCGTAGTTCTCGGGGAGCGGTTGGCAGGTGCCGGTTACGGAGTGTTGCGCTTTGATTTTGCCGGTTCTGGAGATAGTGAAGGGGATTTTTCTTCCGCGACTTTGACAAAAAACGTGGGAGATCTTTGTTCCGCACTGGATTTTCTGGAGAGTCAGGGATTCCGGAAATTTCTTGTTTTCGGCCGGAGCTTCGGGGGGAATGCCGCCCTCGCGGGAGCGGTTCGTGACCCGCGCCTGCACGGGGTATGTCTTTGGAGTACACCCGTTGAGATGCTTCCTATTTTGCACAGGATTGTCGGCGAAGACTTGTACCAGGCCCTCCTCCGGGGAGAAAGGGTCAGTTGGTCCGACGGATTGCGGACCTTCTCAAAAAAAGGTGATTTTATCCGGGATCTCCAAAAATATCAGATGCGGGTTCTGGTAGCCGAAATCGCCCCCCGTCCTCTTCTAATCGTCCACGGTGAAGCGGATGAACTGGTCCCGGTGTCGGAAGCGGAAGAGCTTTTTCAGGCAGCCGGGGAGCCAAGCGAACTGTTTCTTATCCCGGGTGGCGATCATCATTTATCTCAGCACCAGGAGCAGGCAACGCGGGCAACTTTAACCTGGCTGCGGCGTTTTTTCTAGTAACCCAGACTCAACCGTTCGGCAAGCATTTGGGGAAGTCCTGCGGCAACTACTTTTTGCTGGGTGAGATTGAGGTTGTAGGTAACGTGGCGGAACTCTATTTCGGTGCGCTCCGCGTCGTAAATAAGATAAGAGGCGCCCGGTTTTCCGTCCCGGGCCTGTCCAATACTGCCCGGATTGATCAGGTACCGCCCCGTCTTACCGAGGCGGTATTTATTTTCCCCTTCGGTTTTGTGGATCGATCCCTCGTCAGTATAGTAAAGAGCTCTTTGGTGGGTATGACCAAAAAAACAAAGGTTAACCTGGGAATAATGGGATTTAAGTGTTAGAAAAGCGCGTGAGGCGCTTCCTGCAGAAAAGATATAAGCGTACGGGTCCCATGGTGAGCCGTGTACCGCCAGAAAATGATCATCAAGAAACTGCTCCGGCAATTGAAGTAGCCATTTTTTATTAACTTCTTTAAGGTTGCGGGCGGTCCAGCGGAGAGCCGCTTGAGCGATCGGGTTAAAATCTTCAATTCCGCAGTTTCCGACTGCAGCATCATCGTGGTTCCCCCGGAGGCATGTGAAACCACGTGCCCGGCAGAGTTCGGTACACTCGTTGGGATTTGGGTAATAGCCGACAATATCGCCGAGGCAGATGATCTGCTGAACATCCTGGTTTTCGAGATCTGTAATCGTTGCCTGGAGAGCCTCCAGGTTGGCGTGAATATCGCTGATTATTGCGTAACGCACCGGGATATTACTCCCTTCTACCCCTGTTTGCGGGACCGCCCTTCTTTATTTTCAAAAACCTGGTTAGTTTTGTCAACAAAAAGTTGTTTTTAAATCACCGGATAAATGTGGCCAGTGCAGGAGAGTGATCCCCCAGGTGAGACCGGCTCCAAACCCTCCCAGGGCCACTAGATTGCCGGGCTTCAGATTTCCGCTTTCTGCTGCTTCTGCAAGCGCAATGGGGATCGAGGCCGCTGAAGTATTGGCATACCTGTCCACGTTAAGATGAACTTTTTCCCAGGGGAGACCGAGCTTTTTTGCTGCAGCTTCAATGAGGCGGCGGTTGGCCTGGTGGGGGATAAAATAATCAAGCTCAGCCAGACTAAATCCGTGTCGTTCGAGGCATTTTAAGGTGGCTTCAGTTAGCGTTCGGACGGCAAATTTGAACACCTCAGGGCCGTCCATTTTTAAATAGTGGAGATTCCCGGCAAGGGTTGCTTGAGACGCGGGATACCTGCTTCCCCCTCCCGGCAGGTAAAGGAGATCGGCTCCAGTTCCGTCAGCACCCAGGTAGTGGCCAATGATGCCCTCTCCCTGCCCGGACGTTCGAGTAAGAACCACCGCCCCGGCACCATCTCCAAAAAGGATGCAGGTGGTCCGGTCTTTCCAGTTCAGAATCCGGGAAAAAATGTCGGCACCGATGACCAGAGCGCAGGAAAACAACCCTGTTCGCAGGGCCTGGTCGGCAACGGCGAGGGCGTAGACGAACCCGGAACAAGCGGCCGACAGGTCAAAGGCTGCGGCACGGGAAGCCCCCAGTTTCGCCTGGACGAGGGCGGCTGTTGAGGGAAAGTGATAATCAGGGGTAACTGTTGCCACAATAATTAAGTCTAAGTTTTGAGGAGAGAGGGAGGCTTTTTGAAGGGCGAGCCGTCCAGCTTTAACGGCGAGATCCGACGTGCTCTCGTTGGGTGCGGCAAGCCGGCGGGCGAGGATCCCGGTACGGGCATGGATCCACTCGTCCTGGGTCTCAACAAGCTGTTCCAGTTCCCGGTTTGTGACCGTTTTTTCGGGGAGATAACTTCCCCAGCCAGTAATAGTTGTAATTGTTGGGTTTAATTTCACCTGGTAGCCCCCTTTTATTCTTTTGATCCGATGCTTTATGCCAGGGGTGAAACGGGCGGATCACCGTCAAAAGACGCGGCACAAGCGGCCCGGTTAAGACTGTTCTCCCACCTGAGATGTGCATATTATACCCGAAAAACCGAAAATAACCAAACAGGGTACTCAACCGCCCAGGGCTGACGCATGCCCTTTTTAAAACGCCCCGTCTTTCTTTATAAGCCCTGCAGGTAAGAAAAACGCCCGGTAAAACGTCTCTAAAAACGCACATCCTGAAACCCTTGCTTCATCCGTCTTCTGGCTTTCTGTTTAATTATAGATAGACTGTCGAACTTTGGTGAACTATGCCCGGGGCAAATTCGATCCGCATCTACATTTAACGTCATATATTTCCAAATTATACTCTTGACTGGGATTTGGTATGTGCTACTTTTAAATGGAAAATTACTCCTGCAACCTCTATCTTCCCTTTCCCCGGGCAAGAAGCTAACCTGTTAAACTAATAGCTAACCAATGGCTCTCCAATTGTTCACCTCTCCGGCTCTAGCGGCGGGAGCTGGAGTAGAAAAAAGTTTTTGAGCTGTAAAAGGGGTGAACCCGGTACCCAGGTGATACCCTGACGTATTCCGGGGGCAAACTAACCACCAATTTTGAAGTGGGGGCTTCCTGGCCCTTG contains these protein-coding regions:
- a CDS encoding alpha/beta fold hydrolase gives rise to the protein MFFLQNYSVRRKRLRQRVSFSNSEKERLVGDLELPSESKPEWIIVICHGFLGTRQGGGRAVVLGERLAGAGYGVLRFDFAGSGDSEGDFSSATLTKNVGDLCSALDFLESQGFRKFLVFGRSFGGNAALAGAVRDPRLHGVCLWSTPVEMLPILHRIVGEDLYQALLRGERVSWSDGLRTFSKKGDFIRDLQKYQMRVLVAEIAPRPLLIVHGEADELVPVSEAEELFQAAGEPSELFLIPGGDHHLSQHQEQATRATLTWLRRFF
- a CDS encoding metallophosphoesterase family protein, whose translation is MRYAIISDIHANLEALQATITDLENQDVQQIICLGDIVGYYPNPNECTELCRARGFTCLRGNHDDAAVGNCGIEDFNPIAQAALRWTARNLKEVNKKWLLQLPEQFLDDHFLAVHGSPWDPYAYIFSAGSASRAFLTLKSHYSQVNLCFFGHTHQRALYYTDEGSIHKTEGENKYRLGKTGRYLINPGSIGQARDGKPGASYLIYDAERTEIEFRHVTYNLNLTQQKVVAAGLPQMLAERLSLGY
- a CDS encoding beta-ketoacyl-ACP synthase III, with amino-acid sequence MKLNPTITTITGWGSYLPEKTVTNRELEQLVETQDEWIHARTGILARRLAAPNESTSDLAVKAGRLALQKASLSPQNLDLIIVATVTPDYHFPSTAALVQAKLGASRAAAFDLSAACSGFVYALAVADQALRTGLFSCALVIGADIFSRILNWKDRTTCILFGDGAGAVVLTRTSGQGEGIIGHYLGADGTGADLLYLPGGGSRYPASQATLAGNLHYLKMDGPEVFKFAVRTLTEATLKCLERHGFSLAELDYFIPHQANRRLIEAAAKKLGLPWEKVHLNVDRYANTSAASIPIALAEAAESGNLKPGNLVALGGFGAGLTWGITLLHWPHLSGDLKTTFC
- a CDS encoding HD domain-containing protein, translating into MKLSLPEEVRQACNLLAEHRYQAFVVGGGVRDLLLGITPQDWDLATDARPQEVERLFKHAGFKVLPTGLRFGTLTVLNRDYPLEITTFRVEGDYYDFRRPDQVCFVGEIEADLARRDFTINAMAFDPVHSLLCDPFGGLRDLGKGTIKAVGDPEARISEDPLRMMRGIRLAAEFGFRVEEKTEHAIIRNAELIRKVSAERIRDELNRILMALHFMQGLELLQKLGLLFLIIPEIKESWLFTQYHPSHQFPVLAHTFEALRYTPAFLEVRLAVLLHDVAKPRCFSRGKDGRGHFYGHEQLGAEMAERILRRLRYSTQTIRRITILIREHMLDVGMTPAGMRRLIARVGQGLIPELLIVRKADFLAHSTELILTSLDDFDQFREHLQKILEEEDVLEMRDLAVSGADVLEILGCRPGPVVGRVLRALWHEVLTDPGKNNRTYLLARTREIAGELGDA
- a CDS encoding copper amine oxidase N-terminal domain-containing protein: MKRLLVVFATLALVGLFASAVSAGSPVRLLVNGREIELDVPPQLINGRVVAPVRWVAAALGADVTWEETTRTVRVDVPKLESLERQITLLHNALAPTSPREAVEKWATGVKTRNGALQYAVLSPELKEQKRSEYEECGWVTGVSSPWVERYEITRETKSKDGAWECEVRFEMMASTGPAGSYTARVTVKQYERHWFVAQIMRDDALEHLQEQVTKFLTEMYGKHYRLLKTEVSRLSHSVAASGVEALLSTTVTHVPAYKEPEQWPVQQGRIKFLEENRGKLTPEQVRRVEEKIDFWNRELRQYIDKPDDANMLLKVTAECCFLEFPHSLMGQCCTLGRKITVFLVPFPKNQ